A section of the Corvus hawaiiensis isolate bCorHaw1 chromosome 16, bCorHaw1.pri.cur, whole genome shotgun sequence genome encodes:
- the NHLRC4 gene encoding NHL-repeat-containing protein 4, producing MVLLLPPNRDKRFVMDDTLETSQIKEKLLKTIYSLQLKSFATLQSASPLLHSQRGMGMVTQHQVHQLADKAKSLCGDLDNIKNLLCYCQDELVQQIPNPTGSCYGGVSGIHCSPDGSIYVTAESAPWVHVLSSTGHTLRSLRCQQTGKGGSIFLPEDVTVTRMGMVAVADMVNEAIWVFNPHTSLSKGEWIKVSKGGSPRGIGVDSVGKILVADYAQGQVHSFALDHAFRTLNVRSVPNLQGPRYVSPVPGGGFVVSEECGDVKVFMRSRKLLCSLSSKYGHQFGNPAGVCVDTDGSILVADEQRRTVHLFPEHGAPICLVSTGLRRPAGMACSSSGHLFVADTVENCVKVFKYCVRSPYRPTNARAPCAGPNQTSRWGGRVVPLQPC from the coding sequence aTGGTCCTACTGCTTCCCCCAAACAGGGACAAGAGATTTGTCATGGACGACACTCTGGAGACCAGCCAGATAAAAGAGAAGCTTCTGAAAACCATCTACAGCCTCCAGCTGAAGTCATTTGCCACGCTGCAGTCAGCCAGCCCGCTGCTGCACAGCCAGCGTGGCATGGGCATGGTGACCCAGCACCAGGTCCACCAGCTGGCAGATAAGGCCAAAAGCCTGTGTGGAGATCTGGACAACATCAAGAACCTCCTCTGCTATTGCCAGGATGAGCTGGTCCAGCAGATTCCCAACCCCACTGGCAGCTGCTATGGGGGTGTCAGTGGAATCCATTGCTCCCCGGATGGCTCCATCTACGTGACAGCTGAGAGTGCTCCCTGGGTCCACgtcctcagcagcacaggccaCACACTGCGGTCCCTGCGCTGCCAGCAGACGGGCAAGGGAGGCAGCATTTTCTTGCCAGAAGATGTTACTGTGACTAGGATGGGAATGGTGGCTGTAGCTGACATGGTGAATGAAGCCATCTGGGTCTTCAACCCTCACACCAGCCTCTCCAAGGGGGAATGGATAAAGGTCAGCAAGGGTGGTTCCCCCAGGGGTATTGGAGTAGACTCCGTGGGCAAGATCCTGGTAGCAGACTATGCACAAGGCCAAGTGCACAGCTTTGCTCTGGACCATGCTTTCAGGACACTCAATGTCCGCTCTGTCCCTAACCTGCAGGGACCTCGCTACGTCAGTCCGGTGCCTGGTGGAGGCTTCGTGGTGAGCGAGGAGTGTGGAGACGTCAAGGTCTTCATGAGGAGCCGTAagctcctctgctccctcagcagcaaATACGGACACCAGTTTGGCAACCCTGCTGGGGTCTGCGTGGACACGGATGGCAGCATCCTGGTGGCAGATGAGCAGCGCCGTACAGTCCACTTGTTCCCAGAGCATGGAGCTCCCATCTGCCTGGTGTCCACAGGGCTGCGGAGGCCCGCTGGCATGGCTTGCTCCTCCTCTGGGCACCTCTTCGTGGCAGACACAGTGGAGAATTGTGTCAAAGTCTTTAAGTACTGTGTGAGGTCCCCGTACAGACCCACCAATGCTAGGGCACCATGTGCTGGCCCCAACCAAACATCCAgatggggagggagggtggttcccctgcagccctgctga
- the PIGQ gene encoding phosphatidylinositol N-acetylglucosaminyltransferase subunit Q isoform X4 yields MPPVLRQRPPYCNYIPGVCPSRVTVMVLKVFFPSCCSSADSGILIGRWISEQNSAVILAVVHFPFIPVQVKQYLGEVQRVTKVSVSVLGSWSNSKQEKEDSLSEFLEDLGTIFCHEPWIQISKEGDSKFWSCSTLQKNSKNPQEEEIILVYYDQRKVMLSHLHPPLDTAGQRAEDASKLSAIFDTVARSRVLFMTDRYDEGPIKLTHWQSDGVEASIIVELMKQASVPACMLLTFLLSLLSGICRSRVLKFWPLSFLWSKLSTCEQLGHRLQHLQVISSTKKAQSQNHLMRKANIFVSLLIDVALGILLMSWLYRKNRIGHLADTLIPVADHVAEELQDLLQWLMGAPAGLKMNRALDQVLGRFFLYHIHLWISYIHLLSPFIEMILWYVGLSACLGLTVALCILSDIIALLTFHIYCFYVYGARLYCLKIYGLSSLWRLFRGKKWNVLRQRVDSCSYDLDQLFIGTLLFTILLFLLPTTALYYLVFTLLRLLVVIVQGLIRLLVDLIDSLPLYSLILRLCRSYRLAGRNNRTCLAGTGLQRWIGGFISVE; encoded by the exons ATGCCGCCTGTTCTGCGCCAGCGCCCTCCTTACTGCAATTATATCCCTG GTGTATGTCCCTCCAGGGTCACTGTCATGGTACTGAAGGTGTTCTTTCCGTCGTGCTGCTCCTCGGCAGACAGCGGCATTTTGATCGGCCGCTGGATCTCGGAGCAGAACTCTGCTGTCATCCTTGCTGTGGTGCACTTCCCCTTCATTCCTGTCCAGGTGAAGCAGTACCTCGGGGAAGTTCAGCGTGTGACTAAAGTCAGTGTTTCTGTGCTTGGCTCATGGAGCAACAGCaaacaggagaaagaagatAGTCTGAGTGAGTTCCTGGAAGACCTTGGGACCATATTCTGCCATGAGCCATGGATTCAGATAAGCAAAGAGGGCGACAGCAAATTCTGGAGCTGTTCTACCCTTCAGAAAAACTCTAAGAACCCTCAGGAGGAAGAAATCATCTTGGTGTACTATGACCAGCGCAAAGTCATGCTTTCCCATCTGCACCCCCCTTTGGACACAGCTGGCCAGAGGGCAGAGGATGCCTCAAAGCTCTCGGCCATCTTTGACACGGTGGCCAGGAGCCGGGTCCTGTTCATGACCGACAGGTACGACGAGGGGCCCATCAAGCTGACCCACTGGCAGTCGGATGGGGTGGAGGCCAGTATCATCGTGGAGCTGATGAAGCAGGCCTCCGTGCCTGCCTGCATGCTGCTGACATTCCTGCTCTCACTGCTCTCTGGGATCTGCAGGAGCAG GGTGCTGAAGTTTTGGCCTTTGTCTTTCTTGTGGAGCAAACTCTCAACTTGTGAGCAGCTGGGACATCgcctgcagcacctccaggtcATCAGCAGCACCAAGAAGGCTCAAAGCCAAAATCACCTGATGAG GAAAGCCAACATCTTTGTCTCTCTGCTGATTGATGTGGCCCTGGGGATACTGCTGATGTCGTGGCTGTACAGGAAGAACCGCATTGGTCACCTTGCTGACACTCTCATCCCTGTGGCTGAT CACGtggctgaagagctgcaggacCTGCTCCAGTGGCTGATGGGAGCACCAGCTGGACTGAAAATGAACCGAGCCTTGGATCAAGTTTTGGGCCGCTTCTTTCTTTACCACATCCATCTTTGGATCA GCTACATCCACCTGCTGTCCCCCTTCATTGAGATGATCCTGTGGTACGTGGGGCTGTCGGCTTGTCTGGGCCTGACCGTGGCTCTCTGCATCCTCTCTGACATCATTGCACTCCTGACCTTCCACATCTACTGCTTCTATGTCTACGGGGCCAG GCTCTACTGCCTGAAGATCTACGGCCTGTCCTCTCTGTGGCGCCTGTTTCGGGGCAAGAAGTGGAACGTGCTGCGGCAGCGGGTGGATTCCTGCTCCTATGACCTGGACCAG TTATTTATTGGCACTTTGCTGTTCACAATCCTGCTGTTCCTCCTGCCTACAACTGCACTGTATTATTTGGTGTTTACCCTG CTCCGGTTGCTGGTGGTGATTGTGCAGGGCCTCATACGCTTGCTGGTGGACCTGATTGATTCCCTGCCTCTTTATTCCCTCATCCTTCGCCTCTGCAGATCCTACAGGCTCGCAG GAAGGAATAACAGGACATGCTTGGCTGGAACAGGTTTGCAGAGATGGAttggtggttttatttctgtggagTAA
- the PIGQ gene encoding phosphatidylinositol N-acetylglucosaminyltransferase subunit Q isoform X1: MPPVLRQRPPYCNYIPGVCPSRVTVMVLKVFFPSCCSSADSGILIGRWISEQNSAVILAVVHFPFIPVQVKQYLGEVQRVTKVSVSVLGSWSNSKQEKEDSLSEFLEDLGTIFCHEPWIQISKEGDSKFWSCSTLQKNSKNPQEEEIILVYYDQRKVMLSHLHPPLDTAGQRAEDASKLSAIFDTVARSRVLFMTDRYDEGPIKLTHWQSDGVEASIIVELMKQASVPACMLLTFLLSLLSGICRSRVLKFWPLSFLWSKLSTCEQLGHRLQHLQVISSTKKAQSQNHLMRKANIFVSLLIDVALGILLMSWLYRKNRIGHLADTLIPVADHVAEELQDLLQWLMGAPAGLKMNRALDQVLGRFFLYHIHLWISYIHLLSPFIEMILWYVGLSACLGLTVALCILSDIIALLTFHIYCFYVYGARLYCLKIYGLSSLWRLFRGKKWNVLRQRVDSCSYDLDQLFIGTLLFTILLFLLPTTALYYLVFTLLRLLVVIVQGLIRLLVDLIDSLPLYSLILRLCRSYRLAAGVKFRVLEQQDGKPLRLLMQINPLSYGGVVQTYRLPTYSCYPRDSWASLCKKLFLGELIYPWKHKGEKQN; encoded by the exons ATGCCGCCTGTTCTGCGCCAGCGCCCTCCTTACTGCAATTATATCCCTG GTGTATGTCCCTCCAGGGTCACTGTCATGGTACTGAAGGTGTTCTTTCCGTCGTGCTGCTCCTCGGCAGACAGCGGCATTTTGATCGGCCGCTGGATCTCGGAGCAGAACTCTGCTGTCATCCTTGCTGTGGTGCACTTCCCCTTCATTCCTGTCCAGGTGAAGCAGTACCTCGGGGAAGTTCAGCGTGTGACTAAAGTCAGTGTTTCTGTGCTTGGCTCATGGAGCAACAGCaaacaggagaaagaagatAGTCTGAGTGAGTTCCTGGAAGACCTTGGGACCATATTCTGCCATGAGCCATGGATTCAGATAAGCAAAGAGGGCGACAGCAAATTCTGGAGCTGTTCTACCCTTCAGAAAAACTCTAAGAACCCTCAGGAGGAAGAAATCATCTTGGTGTACTATGACCAGCGCAAAGTCATGCTTTCCCATCTGCACCCCCCTTTGGACACAGCTGGCCAGAGGGCAGAGGATGCCTCAAAGCTCTCGGCCATCTTTGACACGGTGGCCAGGAGCCGGGTCCTGTTCATGACCGACAGGTACGACGAGGGGCCCATCAAGCTGACCCACTGGCAGTCGGATGGGGTGGAGGCCAGTATCATCGTGGAGCTGATGAAGCAGGCCTCCGTGCCTGCCTGCATGCTGCTGACATTCCTGCTCTCACTGCTCTCTGGGATCTGCAGGAGCAG GGTGCTGAAGTTTTGGCCTTTGTCTTTCTTGTGGAGCAAACTCTCAACTTGTGAGCAGCTGGGACATCgcctgcagcacctccaggtcATCAGCAGCACCAAGAAGGCTCAAAGCCAAAATCACCTGATGAG GAAAGCCAACATCTTTGTCTCTCTGCTGATTGATGTGGCCCTGGGGATACTGCTGATGTCGTGGCTGTACAGGAAGAACCGCATTGGTCACCTTGCTGACACTCTCATCCCTGTGGCTGAT CACGtggctgaagagctgcaggacCTGCTCCAGTGGCTGATGGGAGCACCAGCTGGACTGAAAATGAACCGAGCCTTGGATCAAGTTTTGGGCCGCTTCTTTCTTTACCACATCCATCTTTGGATCA GCTACATCCACCTGCTGTCCCCCTTCATTGAGATGATCCTGTGGTACGTGGGGCTGTCGGCTTGTCTGGGCCTGACCGTGGCTCTCTGCATCCTCTCTGACATCATTGCACTCCTGACCTTCCACATCTACTGCTTCTATGTCTACGGGGCCAG GCTCTACTGCCTGAAGATCTACGGCCTGTCCTCTCTGTGGCGCCTGTTTCGGGGCAAGAAGTGGAACGTGCTGCGGCAGCGGGTGGATTCCTGCTCCTATGACCTGGACCAG TTATTTATTGGCACTTTGCTGTTCACAATCCTGCTGTTCCTCCTGCCTACAACTGCACTGTATTATTTGGTGTTTACCCTG CTCCGGTTGCTGGTGGTGATTGTGCAGGGCCTCATACGCTTGCTGGTGGACCTGATTGATTCCCTGCCTCTTTATTCCCTCATCCTTCGCCTCTGCAGATCCTACAGGCTCGCAG CTGGAGTGAAGTTCAGAGTCCTTGAGCAGCAGGATGGCAAACCTCTGCGGCTCCTTATGCAG
- the PIGQ gene encoding phosphatidylinositol N-acetylglucosaminyltransferase subunit Q isoform X3 — protein MVLKVFFPSCCSSADSGILIGRWISEQNSAVILAVVHFPFIPVQVKQYLGEVQRVTKVSVSVLGSWSNSKQEKEDSLSEFLEDLGTIFCHEPWIQISKEGDSKFWSCSTLQKNSKNPQEEEIILVYYDQRKVMLSHLHPPLDTAGQRAEDASKLSAIFDTVARSRVLFMTDRYDEGPIKLTHWQSDGVEASIIVELMKQASVPACMLLTFLLSLLSGICRSRVLKFWPLSFLWSKLSTCEQLGHRLQHLQVISSTKKAQSQNHLMRKANIFVSLLIDVALGILLMSWLYRKNRIGHLADTLIPVADHVAEELQDLLQWLMGAPAGLKMNRALDQVLGRFFLYHIHLWISYIHLLSPFIEMILWYVGLSACLGLTVALCILSDIIALLTFHIYCFYVYGARLYCLKIYGLSSLWRLFRGKKWNVLRQRVDSCSYDLDQLFIGTLLFTILLFLLPTTALYYLVFTLLRLLVVIVQGLIRLLVDLIDSLPLYSLILRLCRSYRLAAGVKFRVLEQQDGKPLRLLMQINPLSYGGVVQTYRLPTYSCYPRDSWASLCKKLFLGELIYPWKHKGEKQN, from the exons ATGGTACTGAAGGTGTTCTTTCCGTCGTGCTGCTCCTCGGCAGACAGCGGCATTTTGATCGGCCGCTGGATCTCGGAGCAGAACTCTGCTGTCATCCTTGCTGTGGTGCACTTCCCCTTCATTCCTGTCCAGGTGAAGCAGTACCTCGGGGAAGTTCAGCGTGTGACTAAAGTCAGTGTTTCTGTGCTTGGCTCATGGAGCAACAGCaaacaggagaaagaagatAGTCTGAGTGAGTTCCTGGAAGACCTTGGGACCATATTCTGCCATGAGCCATGGATTCAGATAAGCAAAGAGGGCGACAGCAAATTCTGGAGCTGTTCTACCCTTCAGAAAAACTCTAAGAACCCTCAGGAGGAAGAAATCATCTTGGTGTACTATGACCAGCGCAAAGTCATGCTTTCCCATCTGCACCCCCCTTTGGACACAGCTGGCCAGAGGGCAGAGGATGCCTCAAAGCTCTCGGCCATCTTTGACACGGTGGCCAGGAGCCGGGTCCTGTTCATGACCGACAGGTACGACGAGGGGCCCATCAAGCTGACCCACTGGCAGTCGGATGGGGTGGAGGCCAGTATCATCGTGGAGCTGATGAAGCAGGCCTCCGTGCCTGCCTGCATGCTGCTGACATTCCTGCTCTCACTGCTCTCTGGGATCTGCAGGAGCAG GGTGCTGAAGTTTTGGCCTTTGTCTTTCTTGTGGAGCAAACTCTCAACTTGTGAGCAGCTGGGACATCgcctgcagcacctccaggtcATCAGCAGCACCAAGAAGGCTCAAAGCCAAAATCACCTGATGAG GAAAGCCAACATCTTTGTCTCTCTGCTGATTGATGTGGCCCTGGGGATACTGCTGATGTCGTGGCTGTACAGGAAGAACCGCATTGGTCACCTTGCTGACACTCTCATCCCTGTGGCTGAT CACGtggctgaagagctgcaggacCTGCTCCAGTGGCTGATGGGAGCACCAGCTGGACTGAAAATGAACCGAGCCTTGGATCAAGTTTTGGGCCGCTTCTTTCTTTACCACATCCATCTTTGGATCA GCTACATCCACCTGCTGTCCCCCTTCATTGAGATGATCCTGTGGTACGTGGGGCTGTCGGCTTGTCTGGGCCTGACCGTGGCTCTCTGCATCCTCTCTGACATCATTGCACTCCTGACCTTCCACATCTACTGCTTCTATGTCTACGGGGCCAG GCTCTACTGCCTGAAGATCTACGGCCTGTCCTCTCTGTGGCGCCTGTTTCGGGGCAAGAAGTGGAACGTGCTGCGGCAGCGGGTGGATTCCTGCTCCTATGACCTGGACCAG TTATTTATTGGCACTTTGCTGTTCACAATCCTGCTGTTCCTCCTGCCTACAACTGCACTGTATTATTTGGTGTTTACCCTG CTCCGGTTGCTGGTGGTGATTGTGCAGGGCCTCATACGCTTGCTGGTGGACCTGATTGATTCCCTGCCTCTTTATTCCCTCATCCTTCGCCTCTGCAGATCCTACAGGCTCGCAG CTGGAGTGAAGTTCAGAGTCCTTGAGCAGCAGGATGGCAAACCTCTGCGGCTCCTTATGCAG